A genomic segment from Castor canadensis chromosome 1, mCasCan1.hap1v2, whole genome shotgun sequence encodes:
- the LOC109701883 gene encoding olfactory receptor 10A3-like translates to MRKQNETSVAEFILLGFSNFPEVQEQMFGAFFPEMLVVLCTERATISFVACFVQMYFIFLFGGTECFLLGAMAFDRFAAICYPLNYLVIMNRRVFVNLLMLSWFSGIIVATVPTTWLLHFPFCGPNEINHLFCEGPPVLELVCVNIFLFEIYAFTGTILIVMVPFLLILLSYIRILSAILKMPSTTGRQKAFSTCASHLTSVTLFYGTASLTYLQPQSTYSPDTKKLISLAYTLLSPLLNPLIYSLRNNEMKRAMMKLWQRKVTLHTV, encoded by the coding sequence AtgagaaagcaaaatgaaacctctgtAGCTGAATTCATCCTGTTGGGCTTTTCTAACTTTCCTGAAGTCCAAGAGCAGATGTTTGGTGCTTTCTTCCCCGAAATGCTGGTGGTCCTGTGCACGGAGAGagccaccatttcttttgtggcctGCTTTGtacaaatgtatttcatttttctttttggtgggactgaatgTTTTCTCTTGGGAGCAATGGCTTTTGACCGATTTGCTGCAATCTGCTATCCTCTGAACTATCTAGTGATTATGAACAGAAGGGTTTTTGTGAATTTATTGATGCTTTCGTGGTTCTCAGGGATCATTGTGGCTACTGTGCCAACCACGTGGTTActtcattttcccttttgtgGCCCCAATGAAATCAATCATCTCTTTTGTGAGGGCCCCCCAGTACTGGAGCTTGTATGTGTAAACATCTTCCTGTTTGAAATCTATGCCTTCACAGGTACTATTTTGATTGTCATGGTTCCCTTCTTGTTGATCCTTTTGTCTTACATTCGAATTCTCTCTGCCATACTGAAGATGCCATCAACTACTGGGAGGCAAAAGGCCTTTTCCACCTGTGCCTCTCATCTCACATCTGTCACCCTCTTCTATGGCACAGCCAGCTTGACTTATTTACAACCCCAATCCACATACTCACCAGACACCAAGAAACTTATATCCTTGGCTTATACATTACTTTCACCTCTGCTGAATCCACTTATCTACAGCTTGAGAAACAATGAGATGAAAAGGGCCATGATGAAATTATGGCAAAGAAAAGTGACTTTACACACAGTGTGA